The Vidua chalybeata isolate OUT-0048 chromosome 17, bVidCha1 merged haplotype, whole genome shotgun sequence genome has a segment encoding these proteins:
- the LOC128796782 gene encoding protein FAM83D-B-like, producing MANASQCLEEGSGRWPPPAGPYSEAQRLALEELVAGGPEALRAFLRREQLPPFLSEPEVQDIARAALPPAAGPEPAAEPSAGASLDASSLTYFPERSDLEPPALELGWPGFASGAFRGLTRVEAHFQPGCGDSIYGCKEAVRRQIRSARQVIALVMDSFTDIEIFSDLQDAYNNRQVPVYILLDQDFVPHFLEMCNNLGVCPEQESMMRVRTLTGSTYYMRSGAKIVGKAKEKFMLIDGIRVATGSYSFTWSDGKLNSSNLLVLSGQVVEHFDLQFRILYAQSLPISPKRPSSCRNSGMFDHLLTRTESSKEYTVEGNLRAEFARLSSTPKKLLEKADQTEYTPAGKLCNLRLSCLCEEESFSNQVATVEQKSASTQTGPWEEMAAVRKCNAATQASAATADSSTQASVTARVTGTQTSILLKTAVTQTKEEEGTETPLLPRKLSKEEYFLSGKAVSGSSLHSLSSSSSQCSLASSTGSISSLRSFEYSSSHRAQYFQKLHKERQFHYSTIRSKLSHMVDILSRRDRVPASYMSQYPGRCSLKQRRDISASLRSLRDASLFSLKK from the exons ATGGCCAACGCGTCGCAGTGTCTGGAGGAGGGCTCGGGGCGCTGGCCGCCGCCGGCCGGGCCGTACAGCGAGGCGCAGCGGCTGGcgctggaggagctggtggccGGCGGCCCCGAGGCGCTGCGGGCTTTCCTGCGGCGGGAGCAGCTGCCGCCCTTCCTGTCGGAGCCCGAGGTGCAGGACATCGCTCGGGCCGCGCTGCCGCCCGCCGCGGGCCCGGAGCCGGCGGCAGAGCCGTCGGCCGGCGCCTCGCTGGACGCCTCGTCGCTCACCTACTTCCCCGAGCGCTCGGACCTGGAGCCGCCGgcgctggagctgggctggccgGGCTTCGCCAGCGGCGCCTTCCGCGGGCTGACGCGGGTGGAGGCGCATTTCCAGCCCGGCTGCGGGGACAGCATCTACGGCTGCAAGGAGGCGGTGCGGCGCCAGATCCGCTCCGCCCGACAG GTGATTGCCCTTGTGATGGATTCCTTCACAGACATTGAGATCTTCAGTGACCTTCAGGATGCCTATAACAACCGCCAAGTCCCTGTCTACATCCTTCTTGACCAGGACTTTGTGCCCCATTTCTTGGAAATGTGCAACAATTTGGGAGTTTGTCCTGAGCAGGAAAGT ATGATGAGAGTTCGAACTCTCACAGGGAGCACGTACTACATGAGGTCAGGTGCCAAAATTGTCGGGAAAGCCAAAGAGAAGTTCATGTTAATTGATGGCATTAGAGTGGCAACAGGCTCCTACAG TTTCACCTGGTCTGATGGGAAGCTGAACAGCAGCAACTTGCTGGTGTTGTCAGGTCAAGTGGTTGAACACTTTGACCTCCAGTTCAGGATTCTTTATGCCCAGTCACTACCCATCAGCCCAAAGCGACCgtccagctgcaggaacagtGGCATGTTTGATCACCTGCTGACCAGAACAGAATCCTCTAAAGAATATACTGTGGAAGGCAACTTGAGAGCAGAATTTGCCAGACTGTCTAGCACTCCGAAGAAATTGCTGGAAAAAGCAGATCAAACTGAATATACTCCTGCGGGAAAGCTTTGTAACCTGCGGCTTTCTTGCCTGTGTGAAGAGGAGTCGTTCAGCAATCAAGTGGCCACAGTGGAACAGAAAAGTGCATCAACTCAAACTGGCCCGTGGGAAGAGATGGCAGCTGTGAGGAAATGTAATGCAGCCACTCAGGCCAGCGCTGCCACAGCAGACTCTAGCACTCAGGCTTCTGTCACGGCCAGAGTGACAGGCACTCAGACATCCATTTTGCTGAAGACTGCAGTGACACAGACGAAGGAAGAGGAGGGCACAGAAACACCCCTCCTTCCCAGAAAGTTGTCAAAAGAAGAGTATTTTCTGTCTGGAAAGGCTGTATCCGGTTCTAGCCTGCACTCATTGTCTTCATCATCATCCCAGTGCTCTCTTGCAAGCTCTACAGGCTCAATATCCTCTCTCCGGTCCTTTGAGTATTCCAGTAGTCACAGGGCACAATATTTCCAAAAACTGCACAAAGAGAGGCAATTCCACTACTCCACGATCAGGTCGAAGCTGAGCCACATGGTGGATATCCTGTCCCGGCGGGACCGTGTCCCTGCCAGCTACATGAGCCAGTACCCCGGCAGGTGCAGCCTAAAGCAGAGGCGCGACATCAGCGCCAGCCTGCGCAGCCTCCGCGACGCCTCGctcttttccctgaaaaaatgA
- the LOC128796783 gene encoding protein FAM83D-B-like, whose amino-acid sequence MANASQCLEEGSGRWPPPAGPYSEAQRLALEELVAGGPEALRAFLRREQLPPFLSEPEVQDIARAALPPAAGPEPAAEPSAGASLDASSLTYFPERSDLEPPALELGWPGFASGAFRGLTRVEAHFQPGCGDSIYGCKEAVRRQIRSARQMIALVMDSFTDTDIFTDLLEACSQRQVKVYILLDQSSFSHFLKMCKDLGVDLEQEKLMRVRIITGSTYCTRSGTKIIGKAREKFMLIDGIRVTTGSYSFTWTDGKLNSSNILILSGPAVAHFDVEFRILHSRSKPINLKEFSSCKKNRVWDQLFRITVASRDMTREHFLRMEFLYLRAFVGDLKRKRSWLHASREAVYTPNNTMHTSPPLTKRNGSLVMRPHWIIER is encoded by the exons ATGGCCAACGCGTCGCAGTGTCTGGAGGAGGGCTCGGGGCGCTGGCCGCCGCCGGCCGGGCCGTACAGCGAGGCGCAGCGGCTGGcgctggaggagctggtggccGGCGGCCCCGAGGCGCTGCGGGCTTTCCTGCGGCGGGAGCAGCTGCCGCCCTTCCTGTCGGAGCCCGAGGTGCAGGACATCGCTCGGGCCGCGCTGCCGCCCGCCGCGGGCCCGGAGCCGGCGGCAGAGCCGTCGGCCGGCGCCTCGCTGGACGCCTCGTCGCTCACCTACTTCCCCGAGCGCTCGGACCTGGAGCCGCCGgcgctggagctgggctggccgGGCTTCGCCAGCGGCGCCTTCCGCGGGCTGACGCGGGTGGAGGCGCATTTCCAGCCCGGCTGCGGGGACAGCATCTACGGCTGCAAGGAGGCGGTGCGGCGCCAGATCCGCTCCGCCCGACAG ATGATTGCCCTGGTTATGGATTCCTTCACAGACACTGATATCTTCACAGACCTCTTGGAAGCCTGTAGCCAACGGCAAGTTAAAGTGTATATCCTTCTAGATCAGTCTTCATTTTCCCACTTCCTAAAAATGTGCAAGGATCTGGGAGTTGACCTTGAGCAGGAAAAG TTGATGAGGGTTCGGATTATCACGGGGAGCACATACTGCACCAGGTCAGGCACCAAAATCATTGGAAAAGCCCGTGAAAAGTTCATGTTAATTGATGGCATTAGAGTGACAACAGGCTCCTACAG TTTTACGTGGACAGATGGGAAGCTGAACAGCAGTAACATTTTGATCCTGTCAGGCCCCGCAGTTGCGCACTTTGACGTGGAATTTCGGATTCTTCATTCACGGTCAAAGCCTATCAACCTCAAAGAGTTTTCTAGCTGCAAGAAGAACAGGGTGTGGGACCAGCTGTTTAGGATAACAGTGGCTTCCAGAGACATGACCAGGGAACACTTCCTGAGAATGGAATTTTTGTATCTGAGAGCGTTTGTAGGAGAtctgaagaggaagaggagctggCTGCACGCCTCCAGGGAGGCCGTGTACACCCCAAATAACACGATGCACACCTCTCCCCCGCTGACTAAGAGGAATGGCTCCCTGGTTATGAGGCCACACTGGATCATAGAGAGATGA